A region of Lichenibacterium dinghuense DNA encodes the following proteins:
- the lnt gene encoding apolipoprotein N-acyltransferase, translated as MTSRADAVPRPVRRPVPLSHRVVLATGWGRRAIAALAGACGALAMAPVGFVPAMAVSLTAAVWLIDGSERTAASRSGARRHAWPTLRSAFGAGWWWGFGYFTAGLYWLGAAFLVDADKTAWLMPLGVVALPAVLAIYSGGAFALARALWWPGPARVPALAFALLVAELLRGWLFTGFPWNEIGMALGTNLVLAQGASVIGLHGLTALSVLVFAAPATLADRDVRGRRSLAPAALAALALVGLAGFGAWRLSGGPVPDVAGVRLRIMQPDVFGDGEFTYENKDALLAKYLALSDRATAADRTGLADVTHLIWPESPFPFILSRDPDALDAIGRILPKDTVLVTGAARVEGSQTSAKDPPRYFNAIQVLGHDPGTGTAAVGDTYDKVHLVPFGEYMPFIGLMERLGISQFVPIPGGFTPGTRHRLLRVPGLPPVVPAVCYEAIFSGGLLPPGDEGLDRGVILNVSDDGWFGRTAGPWQHLAQARLRAVEQGLPLIRAANTGVSAIVDPYGRILQELPLGEAGVLDGFLPQSLGPTAFSEMNQVIPLAASCLLLTLLFAVRYGDARRRTRSL; from the coding sequence ATGACGAGCCGCGCCGACGCCGTTCCCCGCCCCGTGCGGCGACCCGTCCCCCTGAGCCACCGCGTCGTTCTGGCGACCGGCTGGGGGCGCCGCGCCATCGCGGCGCTGGCCGGCGCCTGCGGCGCGCTCGCCATGGCGCCGGTGGGCTTCGTGCCCGCCATGGCGGTCTCGCTCACCGCCGCGGTGTGGCTGATCGACGGCTCCGAGCGCACGGCCGCGTCGCGCTCCGGCGCGCGCCGCCACGCCTGGCCGACGCTGCGCTCGGCCTTCGGGGCCGGGTGGTGGTGGGGCTTCGGCTATTTCACCGCGGGCCTCTACTGGCTCGGCGCCGCCTTCCTGGTCGATGCCGACAAGACCGCTTGGCTGATGCCGCTCGGCGTGGTCGCCCTGCCGGCCGTGCTGGCGATCTATTCGGGGGGCGCCTTCGCGCTGGCCCGCGCGCTGTGGTGGCCCGGCCCCGCCCGCGTGCCGGCCCTGGCCTTCGCCCTGCTCGTGGCGGAGCTGCTGCGCGGCTGGCTGTTCACCGGCTTCCCCTGGAACGAGATCGGGATGGCGCTGGGCACGAACCTTGTGCTCGCGCAGGGCGCGAGCGTGATCGGGCTGCACGGGCTGACGGCGCTGTCCGTCCTGGTCTTCGCCGCCCCGGCGACCCTGGCCGACCGCGACGTCCGGGGGCGGCGCAGCCTCGCCCCGGCGGCGCTCGCGGCCCTGGCCCTGGTCGGGCTCGCGGGCTTCGGCGCGTGGCGGCTGTCGGGCGGTCCGGTGCCCGACGTGGCGGGGGTGAGGCTGCGCATCATGCAGCCCGACGTGTTCGGCGACGGCGAGTTCACCTACGAGAACAAGGACGCGCTGCTGGCGAAATATCTCGCGCTGTCCGACCGTGCCACGGCGGCCGACCGCACGGGGCTCGCCGACGTCACGCACCTGATCTGGCCGGAATCGCCCTTCCCCTTCATCCTGTCGCGCGACCCCGACGCGCTCGACGCCATCGGCCGCATCCTGCCCAAGGACACGGTGCTGGTGACCGGGGCGGCGCGCGTCGAAGGCTCGCAGACCTCCGCCAAGGACCCGCCGCGCTACTTCAACGCCATCCAGGTGCTGGGCCACGATCCCGGCACGGGCACCGCGGCGGTCGGCGACACCTACGACAAGGTGCACCTCGTGCCCTTCGGCGAATACATGCCCTTCATCGGCCTGATGGAGCGCCTCGGCATCTCGCAGTTCGTGCCGATCCCCGGGGGCTTCACGCCGGGGACGCGCCACCGCCTGCTGCGCGTGCCCGGCCTGCCGCCCGTCGTGCCGGCGGTCTGCTACGAGGCGATCTTCTCCGGCGGGCTGCTGCCGCCCGGCGACGAGGGGCTCGACCGGGGCGTCATCCTGAACGTGTCCGACGACGGCTGGTTCGGCCGCACGGCCGGCCCCTGGCAGCATCTCGCGCAGGCCCGCCTGCGCGCCGTCGAGCAAGGCCTGCCGCTGATCCGCGCCGCCAACACCGGCGTCTCGGCCATCGTCGATCCTTACGGCCGAATCCTCCAAGAACTGCCGCTGGGCGAAGCCGGCGTTCTGGACGGTTTCTTGCCGCAGAGCCTCGGCCCGACGGCCTTTTCTGAGATGAATCAGGTCATTCCGCTCGCCGCATCCTGTCTTTTGTTGACCTTGCTTTTTGCCGTGCGATACGGGGACGCGAGGCGGCGCACGCGAAGCTTGTGA